A portion of the Haemorhous mexicanus isolate bHaeMex1 chromosome 3, bHaeMex1.pri, whole genome shotgun sequence genome contains these proteins:
- the TBXT gene encoding T-box transcription factor T isoform X2, which produces MSSPGAEGAGKPPQYRVDHLLSAVESELQAGSEKGDPTERELRVALEDSDLWLRFKELTNEMIVTKNGRRMFPVLKVSVSGLDPNAMYSFLLDFVAADGHRWKYVNGEWVPGGKPEPQAPSCVYIHPDSPNFGAHWMKAPVSFSKVKLTNKLNGGGQIMLNSLHKYEPRIHIVRVGGPQRMITSHSFPETQFIAVTAYQNEEITALKIKYNPFAKAFLDAKERSDHKDMMEEVGDNQQSGYSQLGSWLIPGSGALCPPANPHAQFGAPLSLSPAHSCDRYSSLRSHRPAPYASPYTHRNSSPTYADNSSACLSMLQSHDNWSSLGVTTHTAMLPMGHSTGTATSSSQYPNLWSVSNSTITPVSQPSGMSNGLSSQFLRGSPGHYSALPHAVPAASSASPLYDGAAPADLPDSQYDTSAHARLAPTWTPVTSPSM; this is translated from the exons ATGAGCTCCCCCGGCGCGGAGGGCGCGGGCAAGCCCCCGCAGTACCGCGTGGACCACCTGCTGAGCGCCGTGGAGAGCGAGCTGCAGGCGGGCAGCGAGAAGGGGGACCCCACGGAGCGGGAGCTGCGCGTCGCGCTGGAGGACAGCGATCTGTGGCTGCGCTTCAAGGAGCTCACCAACGAGATGATCGTCACCAAGAACGGCAG GAGGATGTTCCCGGTGCTGAAGGTGAGCGTGTCGGGGCTGGACCCCAACGCCATGTACTCCTTCCTGCTGGACTTCGTGGCGGCCGACGGGCACCGCTGGAAGTACGTGAACGGGGAGTGGGTGCCCGGCGGGAAGCCGGAGCCGCAGGCGCCTAGCTGCGTCTACATCCACCCCGACTCGCCCAACTTCGGCGCCCACTGGATGAAGGCGCCCGTCTCCTTCAGCAAAGTCAAACTCACCAACAAGCTCAACGGCGGCGGGCAG ATCATGTTGAACTCCCTGCACAAGTACGAGCCACGGATTCACATTGTGCGAGTGGGTGGCCCTCAGCGGATGATCACCAGCCATTCCTTCCCAGAAACCCAGTTTATAGCTGTGACAGCCTACCAGAACGAGGAG attacagctttaaaaattaaatacaatcCGTTTGCAAAGGCATTTCTTGATGCAAAAGAAAG AAGTGATCACAAAGACATGATGGAAGAAGTGGGGGACAACCAGCAGTCTGGGTATTCACAGT TAGGTAGCTGGCTCATCCCTGGCAGCGGGGCTCTGTGTCCCCCGGCCAATCCCCACGCGCAGTTTGGAGCCCCGCTGTCGCTgtcccctgcccacagctgtgACAGGTACTCGTCGCTGAGGAGCCACCGGCCCGCGCCCTACGCCAGCCCCTACACGCACAGGAACAGCTCGCCAA CCTATGCTGACAactcctctgcctgcctgtccATGCTGCAGTCCCATGACAACTGGTCTTCTCTGGGAGTTACTACACACACAGCCATGCTGCCCATGGGtcacagcactggcacagctacCAGCTCCAG CCAGTACCCCAACCTGTGGTCTGTGAGTAACAGCACCATCACGCCGGTGTCCCAGCCGAGCGGGATGTCCAACGGGCTGAGCTCCCAGTTCCTGCGTGGCTCTCCAGGACACTACTCGGCCCTGCCCCACgcagtgccagcagcctccTCTGCCTCACCCCTGTACGACGGCGCGGCGCCCGCCGACCTGCCCGACAGCCAGTATGACACCTCTGCACATGCCAGGCTGGCACCCACATGGACACCTGTCACCTCCCCTTCCATGTAA
- the TBXT gene encoding T-box transcription factor T isoform X1: MSSPGAEGAGKPPQYRVDHLLSAVESELQAGSEKGDPTERELRVALEDSDLWLRFKELTNEMIVTKNGRRMFPVLKVSVSGLDPNAMYSFLLDFVAADGHRWKYVNGEWVPGGKPEPQAPSCVYIHPDSPNFGAHWMKAPVSFSKVKLTNKLNGGGQIMLNSLHKYEPRIHIVRVGGPQRMITSHSFPETQFIAVTAYQNEEITALKIKYNPFAKAFLDAKERSDHKDMMEEVGDNQQSGYSQLGSWLIPGSGALCPPANPHAQFGAPLSLSPAHSCDRYSSLRSHRPAPYASPYTHRNSSPTAYADNSSACLSMLQSHDNWSSLGVTTHTAMLPMGHSTGTATSSSQYPNLWSVSNSTITPVSQPSGMSNGLSSQFLRGSPGHYSALPHAVPAASSASPLYDGAAPADLPDSQYDTSAHARLAPTWTPVTSPSM; the protein is encoded by the exons ATGAGCTCCCCCGGCGCGGAGGGCGCGGGCAAGCCCCCGCAGTACCGCGTGGACCACCTGCTGAGCGCCGTGGAGAGCGAGCTGCAGGCGGGCAGCGAGAAGGGGGACCCCACGGAGCGGGAGCTGCGCGTCGCGCTGGAGGACAGCGATCTGTGGCTGCGCTTCAAGGAGCTCACCAACGAGATGATCGTCACCAAGAACGGCAG GAGGATGTTCCCGGTGCTGAAGGTGAGCGTGTCGGGGCTGGACCCCAACGCCATGTACTCCTTCCTGCTGGACTTCGTGGCGGCCGACGGGCACCGCTGGAAGTACGTGAACGGGGAGTGGGTGCCCGGCGGGAAGCCGGAGCCGCAGGCGCCTAGCTGCGTCTACATCCACCCCGACTCGCCCAACTTCGGCGCCCACTGGATGAAGGCGCCCGTCTCCTTCAGCAAAGTCAAACTCACCAACAAGCTCAACGGCGGCGGGCAG ATCATGTTGAACTCCCTGCACAAGTACGAGCCACGGATTCACATTGTGCGAGTGGGTGGCCCTCAGCGGATGATCACCAGCCATTCCTTCCCAGAAACCCAGTTTATAGCTGTGACAGCCTACCAGAACGAGGAG attacagctttaaaaattaaatacaatcCGTTTGCAAAGGCATTTCTTGATGCAAAAGAAAG AAGTGATCACAAAGACATGATGGAAGAAGTGGGGGACAACCAGCAGTCTGGGTATTCACAGT TAGGTAGCTGGCTCATCCCTGGCAGCGGGGCTCTGTGTCCCCCGGCCAATCCCCACGCGCAGTTTGGAGCCCCGCTGTCGCTgtcccctgcccacagctgtgACAGGTACTCGTCGCTGAGGAGCCACCGGCCCGCGCCCTACGCCAGCCCCTACACGCACAGGAACAGCTCGCCAA CAGCCTATGCTGACAactcctctgcctgcctgtccATGCTGCAGTCCCATGACAACTGGTCTTCTCTGGGAGTTACTACACACACAGCCATGCTGCCCATGGGtcacagcactggcacagctacCAGCTCCAG CCAGTACCCCAACCTGTGGTCTGTGAGTAACAGCACCATCACGCCGGTGTCCCAGCCGAGCGGGATGTCCAACGGGCTGAGCTCCCAGTTCCTGCGTGGCTCTCCAGGACACTACTCGGCCCTGCCCCACgcagtgccagcagcctccTCTGCCTCACCCCTGTACGACGGCGCGGCGCCCGCCGACCTGCCCGACAGCCAGTATGACACCTCTGCACATGCCAGGCTGGCACCCACATGGACACCTGTCACCTCCCCTTCCATGTAA